A part of bacterium genomic DNA contains:
- a CDS encoding DUF1844 domain-containing protein, with protein sequence MSDSAIFIGLVASLHSSGMIQLGKLANPLTGKAERDLDAVRQTIDLLAMLQQKTRGNLTDDETRFLERALFELRMNYVEESRHPASAVDDRPGSAPGENPANHAPDA encoded by the coding sequence ATGAGCGATTCCGCCATCTTCATCGGATTGGTGGCCTCGTTGCATTCTTCCGGAATGATCCAACTGGGCAAGCTGGCCAATCCCCTGACCGGTAAGGCCGAACGCGACCTTGATGCGGTCCGCCAGACCATCGATTTGCTCGCTATGCTCCAGCAAAAGACACGCGGCAATCTGACCGACGATGAAACGCGTTTCCTCGAACGCGCCCTCTTTGAATTGCGGATGAACTATGTCGAGGAATCACGCCATCCCGCCAGCGCTGTCGACGACAGACCCGGGTCCGCCCCCGGCGAGAATCCCGCGAACCATGCCCCGGACGCCTGA
- a CDS encoding cytochrome c3 family protein: protein MKKPTMMASAPVVQSALLAALALCAPAAAQTGSSSCITCHTRLTDARPHNPTVRIHEDVHLQKGLSCHNCHGGNPAVGAAEEDASLAHDFDKGFVGAPATADIPAFCDRCHGDVEFMKQYNPKLRVDQLLEYKSSHHGKALAEGNTDVATCVSCHGVHGILPISDTRSPVYKTNVAATCTGCHANAALMARYGFPHDQKEKYARSVHGRKLAAGDLAAPTCNNCHGNHGATPPGLTSIANACGECHANNRDFFNESPHKAAFAELGVADCIICHNHHDIAEPDDRMIGTGSGSMCITCHAEGEPGYQAAAYMAHQLDSLKTALAAARGLLDRAARGGVNVALGKFDMHAADDALIKARTAIHYFDTTKFGAVIAAGLADAGRVIAHGENALDDLRLRRLGLGFSLPLIMLVALGLVLKIRALERNHPSRPQEVRHMPLAHWGTGRILVVWAAAAALAVAVNLISESAAFKSALFFDYIFQLVWIVLLAPAIVLTYIWANVHLDEPARQRVKNAMIATAVILILLWLRFSCTRFR from the coding sequence ATGAAAAAGCCAACCATGATGGCTTCCGCGCCCGTTGTCCAATCGGCCCTGCTGGCCGCATTGGCCCTCTGCGCCCCGGCCGCCGCTCAGACCGGCTCCTCCAGCTGCATCACCTGCCACACACGCCTGACGGACGCCCGTCCGCACAACCCGACGGTGCGCATCCACGAGGATGTCCACCTGCAGAAGGGCTTGTCCTGCCATAACTGCCACGGCGGCAATCCGGCGGTTGGCGCTGCCGAGGAGGATGCCTCGCTCGCCCATGATTTCGACAAGGGCTTTGTCGGCGCCCCCGCCACCGCCGACATCCCCGCCTTCTGCGACCGCTGCCACGGCGATGTCGAATTCATGAAGCAGTACAATCCGAAACTGCGCGTCGATCAGTTGCTCGAATACAAGTCCAGCCACCACGGCAAAGCGCTGGCCGAAGGCAACACCGACGTCGCCACCTGTGTCTCCTGCCATGGCGTGCATGGCATCCTGCCCATCTCCGACACCCGCAGCCCGGTCTACAAGACCAACGTCGCCGCCACCTGCACCGGCTGCCACGCCAATGCGGCTCTGATGGCGCGGTATGGGTTCCCCCATGACCAGAAGGAGAAGTATGCCCGCTCGGTCCACGGCCGGAAGCTGGCGGCCGGCGATCTGGCCGCGCCGACCTGCAACAACTGCCACGGCAACCATGGCGCCACGCCCCCGGGGCTGACCTCCATCGCCAACGCCTGCGGCGAATGCCACGCCAACAACCGCGACTTCTTCAACGAGAGCCCGCACAAGGCCGCCTTCGCCGAACTCGGCGTCGCCGACTGCATCATCTGCCACAACCACCACGACATCGCCGAGCCCGACGACAGAATGATCGGCACCGGCTCCGGCTCAATGTGTATCACCTGTCATGCGGAGGGCGAGCCCGGATATCAAGCCGCCGCGTACATGGCCCATCAACTCGATTCGCTCAAGACCGCCCTGGCCGCCGCGCGCGGCCTGCTGGACCGCGCCGCCCGCGGCGGCGTCAATGTCGCCCTCGGCAAGTTCGACATGCATGCCGCCGATGATGCCTTGATCAAGGCCCGCACCGCGATCCATTACTTCGACACCACCAAATTCGGCGCGGTGATCGCCGCCGGGTTGGCGGATGCCGGACGGGTCATCGCCCATGGCGAGAATGCCCTTGACGATCTGCGCTTGCGGCGCCTTGGGTTGGGGTTCTCGCTGCCACTGATCATGCTGGTCGCCCTCGGACTTGTCTTGAAGATTCGCGCGCTGGAGCGCAACCATCCATCCCGCCCACAGGAGGTCCGTCATATGCCGTTGGCGCATTGGGGCACCGGGCGCATCCTGGTGGTCTGGGCCGCCGCCGCCGCCCTCGCAGTGGCCGTCAATCTCATCTCCGAGTCCGCCGCCTTCAAGTCGGCGCTCTTCTTCGACTACATCTTCCAACTGGTCTGGATCGTGCTTCTGGCTCCGGCCATTGTCCTGACCTACATCTGGGCCAACGTTCACCTCGACGAACCCGCGCGCCAGCGCGTGAAGAACGCGATGATTGCCACCGCGGTGATCCTCATCCTGCTGTGGCTGCGCTTCTCCTGCACGCGCTTCCGTTAG
- a CDS encoding Rieske (2Fe-2S) protein — translation PLVRFVIPPQVPEAQAAQVVAAKTGELAPNTGKIFRFGKDPALLVMTAKGDYRAYSAICTHLDCTVQYRGDLERIWCACHNGHYDLNGNNIQGPPPAPLTVYSVAVRGDQIIVSRT, via the coding sequence CCCCTCGTGCGCTTTGTCATCCCGCCACAGGTCCCGGAGGCCCAGGCCGCGCAGGTGGTCGCCGCCAAAACCGGCGAACTGGCCCCCAACACCGGCAAGATCTTCCGCTTCGGCAAGGACCCGGCCCTGCTGGTGATGACCGCCAAGGGCGACTACCGCGCCTACTCCGCCATCTGCACCCATCTGGATTGCACCGTGCAGTATCGCGGCGATCTCGAACGCATCTGGTGCGCGTGCCATAACGGACACTACGATCTCAACGGCAACAACATTCAGGGGCCGCCGCCGGCCCCGCTCACCGTTTACAGCGTCGCCGTCCGCGGCGACCAGATCATCGTCTCGCGCACATGA
- a CDS encoding cytochrome bc complex cytochrome b subunit yields MNTTASARAWNWLDERLGIGALRDLAMHKRVPMHRHSLWYYLGGMTLFCFLIQIVTGILLLVYYRPTAEAAFESVEFIMTEVPFGWLVRSIHSWSANLMLFFAFVHMFSVFFLRSYRRPRELTWVSGALLLFLSLGFGFSGYLLPWNQLAFFATKVGTDILGEVPLIGHWLLTVARGGDDVTGATLTRFFGVHVAILPMIATFFLVAHLALVQKHGMSLPIGEEYKKSPTIPFFPNFALRDLVGWTVALGVLVLLASIFPWELGEKADPLASAPAGIRPEWFFCFMFQTLKYIPARVFFVSGEFLGILGFGLGALLLILVPFLDKRAAREERNRLLAAIGWTVLVYMIVFTYLAYVA; encoded by the coding sequence ATGAACACGACCGCCTCCGCACGCGCCTGGAACTGGCTCGATGAACGCCTCGGCATCGGCGCCCTGCGCGATCTGGCGATGCACAAACGCGTCCCCATGCACCGCCATTCGCTCTGGTACTACCTCGGCGGCATGACGCTGTTTTGCTTTCTGATCCAGATCGTCACCGGCATTCTGCTGCTGGTCTATTACCGTCCGACCGCCGAGGCCGCCTTCGAGTCGGTCGAGTTCATCATGACCGAAGTGCCCTTCGGCTGGCTGGTGCGCTCGATTCACTCCTGGTCGGCGAACCTGATGCTCTTTTTCGCCTTCGTGCACATGTTCTCGGTCTTCTTCCTGCGCTCCTACCGGCGGCCGCGGGAATTGACCTGGGTCTCCGGCGCGCTGCTTCTGTTCCTGTCGCTGGGCTTCGGATTCTCCGGCTATCTGCTGCCCTGGAATCAACTGGCCTTCTTCGCCACCAAGGTCGGCACCGACATCCTGGGCGAGGTCCCGCTGATCGGCCACTGGCTCCTGACCGTTGCCCGCGGCGGCGATGATGTCACCGGCGCCACCCTCACCCGCTTCTTTGGCGTGCATGTCGCGATCCTGCCGATGATCGCCACCTTCTTTCTGGTCGCGCACCTGGCGCTGGTGCAGAAACACGGCATGAGTCTGCCGATCGGCGAGGAATACAAGAAGTCGCCGACCATTCCGTTCTTTCCCAACTTCGCCCTGCGCGATCTGGTCGGCTGGACCGTCGCGCTGGGTGTGCTGGTGCTCCTCGCCTCGATCTTCCCGTGGGAACTGGGGGAGAAGGCCGACCCGCTGGCGTCCGCCCCCGCCGGGATCCGTCCGGAATGGTTCTTTTGCTTCATGTTCCAGACGCTGAAATACATCCCGGCGCGAGTCTTCTTTGTCAGCGGCGAATTCCTCGGCATTCTCGGCTTCGGGCTGGGGGCCCTGCTTTTGATCCTGGTGCCGTTTCTCGACAAACGCGCCGCACGCGAGGAACGCAACCGTCTCCTGGCCGCCATCGGCTGGACCGTGCTGGTGTATATGATCGTCTTCACCTATCTGGCCTACGTCGCATGA
- the murB gene encoding UDP-N-acetylmuramate dehydrogenase produces METANVSAPETWPAWTAPLREHLRAAVPLGPLTTLKIGGPADWYFPATTVDQLALALTVAREHRISYTLLGDGSNVLISDLGIRGLVIHNRAGRIERRGNNLHSEAGALLAALVDRSRDESLTGLEFASGIYGSVGGAVFGNAGAYGRSIADVLVDVEVLTRDGERLHLPLEKMEFAYRTSGCARNGWTVLACEIGLTPGDRDAISAEIDRIIGIRSAKLPADLPSAGSYFKNIEDPNAEYGKVPAGKLLEAVGAKELKVGGAGVYEKHANVIVNLGGATAHDVLALAELMKSRVRDAYGIELQSEVRFIGEPHPVGGSSA; encoded by the coding sequence GTGGAAACCGCCAACGTGTCTGCGCCCGAAACCTGGCCCGCCTGGACTGCGCCCTTGCGCGAGCACTTGCGCGCTGCGGTGCCGCTGGGGCCTTTGACCACGCTGAAAATCGGCGGCCCCGCCGACTGGTATTTCCCCGCGACCACCGTCGATCAACTCGCCCTGGCGCTCACCGTCGCGCGCGAGCACCGAATCTCCTACACGCTGCTGGGCGACGGCTCCAATGTTCTGATCTCCGATCTGGGCATCCGCGGACTGGTGATCCATAACCGCGCCGGACGGATCGAACGCCGCGGAAACAATCTCCACTCCGAAGCGGGGGCGCTACTGGCCGCGCTGGTGGATCGGTCGCGCGATGAGTCGCTCACCGGGCTGGAGTTCGCTTCCGGCATTTATGGCAGCGTCGGCGGCGCGGTCTTCGGCAACGCCGGCGCCTATGGCAGGTCTATCGCTGACGTCCTCGTCGACGTCGAAGTCTTGACCCGCGACGGCGAACGCCTCCACTTGCCTCTGGAGAAAATGGAGTTCGCCTACCGCACATCGGGATGCGCCCGCAACGGCTGGACCGTGCTGGCCTGCGAAATCGGTCTGACGCCGGGGGATCGTGACGCCATCTCCGCCGAGATCGATCGCATCATTGGCATCCGCAGCGCCAAGCTCCCCGCCGACCTGCCATCGGCGGGATCATACTTCAAGAATATCGAAGATCCGAACGCTGAATACGGCAAAGTTCCGGCTGGAAAGCTACTGGAAGCCGTTGGGGCCAAGGAGCTTAAGGTGGGCGGCGCCGGAGTCTACGAAAAGCACGCCAACGTCATCGTCAACCTAGGTGGCGCCACCGCCCATGATGTTCTGGCGCTCGCCGAATTGATGAAATCCAGGGTCCGCGACGCCTACGGCATAGAGTTGCAAAGCGAGGTCCGTTTCATCGGCGAACCACATCCGGTCGGCGGATCATCCGCCTGA